The nucleotide sequence GCGACCGCCGTCTGGGCCGAGGCGCTGGCGGCCGACACCTGGGACGGCCGCCGAATCTGGGTGCACGGCGACCTGCTGCCGGTGAACCTGCTGATCCGCGGCGGCGAGCTGAGCGCCGTCCTCGACTTCGGGTCCGTCGGCGCCGGCGACGGCGCCTACGACCTGCTGCCCGCGTGGAGCCTGTTCACCGGCGCCGCCCGCGACGTGTTCCGGGCCGAGCTGGCGCCCGACGACGACGCGTGGGCGCGCGGCCGCGGTTACGCGCTGGTCAAGGGCCTGATGGCGCTGCCGTACTACCGCGAGACCAACCCGGAGTTCGCCGCGCTCGCCGCCCGGCTGGTCGACGCGGCCCTCGCGTAGCCCGTCGCCCGGTGGTATTTTTGCGGTGTGGCGCCGTCCCGCGCCCAACCCTCGGTTCCGGTGCTCACGCCATCGGCGATTGCGGGGGCAAAGGGGGCTCGAGCCCTCGGGATGCCGGTTCGGTGTGTCCTTTCCGGCGGACGTCGCGAGCGTGAGTCGCGTCGCGCCGCCGACGAGAGGAACACCGATGACCAGGCAACGATCCTTCAAACACCTCGTGCGCACGCGCATGACCAAGACCGGCGAGAGCTACACCGCCGCCCGCGCCGTCCTGCTCGCCGCGCAGGAGGTCCCCGGCGCCGCGCAGCCCGTCCTCGCGACGTCCGACGAGACCATCCGCGAGCGCACCGGCCGCGGCTGGGAGGAGTGGTTCGACCTGCTCGACGAGTGGGGCGCCGCCGAGAAGTCGCACCGCGAGACCGCCCGCTGGGTGGCCGGCCAGCTCGGCGTCGTGCCGCTGGCGTGGAACGCGCAGGCGGTCGTCGGCAGCTACGAGCGGGCTCGGCTCGGCCGCGCTGTCGGCGAGCACGAGGACGGCTTCACCGTCAACGTCTCGCGCACCGTCGCCGTCAGCGCCGAGCGCCTCTACGACGCCGTCGTCGACGAGTCGCAGCGGACGGCATGGCTTCCGGACGGGAAGCTCACCGAGCGAACGGCGACCCGGCCCGCGTCGGCCCGGTTCGACTGGGACGGCGGCCCGACCCGCGTGCACGTCGTGTTCGACGTCAGGGACGCAGGCAAGTCGCGGATCACCGTGTCGCACGTCCGCCTCGCCGACGCCGACGCGGCGGCCGCGATGAAGGCGTTCTGGCGCGAGCGGCTCGACGGCCTCAAGGCGCGGCTGGAGGGCGGTTCCGATGCCTGACGTCTCGCTGCTCGCCGTCGCCGTCGGCACCGTCGCGGCGTTCGTGATCGGGTTCGTCTACTACGGGGCGGTGGGGGTGCCCGCGGCTGCGGGGGACGGCGCCGGCGCCGTGGCTGTCCGGCGGCCGGCGTGGCAGCTGCCGGTGGTCGAGCTGGCCCGCAACCTCGTCCTCGCCGCCGTCGTCGTCGGGGTCGCGGCCGCGGCGGATGTCTCGTCCGCCGGCGGCGGACTGCTGCTCGGCCTGGTGCTGTGGATCGGCTTCCCGCTGGTGCTGTGGACCGGCGCGCTGTTCCACGAGGGCGTCCCGCCCCGCACCGCCCTCGTCCACGGCGGCGACTGGCTGCTGAAGCTGCTGGCGATCGGCCTGATCGCCGGCCTGCTCGGCTGACGCACGGGGCAGGGCGCCAAGATCACACCGAGGACAACGCGCCGGCGAATGTGACATATTGCGGCCCATGCCGGCCCGCCGTCCCCTCCCGACGGGCCCGCGCCCGTGAGCCGGGTGGCGGGGCGGTTCGTGCTGCCGGCGCTGGTCGCCGCGCTGTTCGCCGCCCCGCTGTGGTTCATGGTGGTCGGCTCGCTGCGGCCGACGAGCATGCCGCCGCCTCGGACGTTGGAGTTGCTGCCGCCGGAGCCGACGCTCGAGGCGTACCGGCGGCTGCCCGAGCTGATCCCGGTGTTCACCTACCTGGCCAACTCGGCGGTAGTGGCCGCCGTCGCCGTGCCGCTGACCGTCGTGGTCGCGGCGCTGACCGGCTTCGGCGTGCGGCTGCTGACCCCGGCGGCGCGGAGGCGAGCGGTCATCGCGCTGCTGGTCGTCCTGCTGGTCCCGGTGACCGCGGTCTGGGCGACCCGGTTCGAGGTGTTCCGGCTGGCCGGCGTCGTCGACACGATCGTGCCGCTGCTGGCGCCGGCGCTGCTCGCCGTCAGCCCGTTCCTCGTGCTGCTCTACGCGTGGAGCTTCGGCGGCATCCCGGCCAGCCAGTTGCAGTCGGCGCGGCTCGAAGGGGCGAGCTGGCTGACCATCTGGCGGCGGGTCGCGCTGCCGCAGGTCCGCCCGGCCACGCTCGCCGTCGCCGTGCTGGCCTTCACGTTCCACTGGGCCAACTTCATCGATCCGTTGCTCTACCTGCACAGCGGCGACCGCTACACGTTCCCGCTGGCGCTGCGCTTCCTCCTGTTGCTCAACCCGACCGACTGGCCGCTGCTGATGGCCGGCTGCGTCATCGCGACCGTGCCCTGCGTGGTCGTGTTCCTGCTCGCCCAGCGCGTGCTGCTGAGCGACGACCCCCTGGCCGCCCTGCGGAGAGGACGCCCATGACCCGGATGCCGCGCTGGGCCGGAGCCCTCGCCCTGGCCGCGCTGCTCGCCACCGCCTGCGGCAGCGAGGCCGGCCCCGGCGACGACGGTGACGCGGCGAGCGACCGCGACATCACCGTGATGCTGTTCGGCGACGCCGAGGAGGTCGCCGGGTACACGACGCTGGTCGAGGCGTTCGAGACGTCCAGCGACGTCGGCGTCACGCTCTCCCCCGTCGCCGGCCAGGACGAACTGATGGCCCGGTTGACGACGGCGTTCGCCGGCGGCGCCCCGCCGGACGTGTTCCTGCTCAACTTCCGCCGCTACGGGCAGTTCGCCGCGCAGGACGTCATCGAGCCGGTCCAGAGCTACCTCGACGACAGCGACGTCCTCGCCGAGGACGACTTCAGCCCGCGGGCGCTCGACGCGTTCCGATTCGACGGCGACGAGCTCACCTGCATGCCGCAGAACCTCTCGTCGCTGGTCGTCTACTACAACCAGGACCTGTTCGACACCGCCGGCCTCGACGCCCCGCAGCAGGGCTGGACCTGGGACGACTTCCTCGCGGCGGCCACCGCGCTGACCGGGGGCGGCACGTACGGCGCGGGCGTCGAGCCGTCGATCATCCGGGTGGCGCCGTTCGCCTGGTCCAACGGCGGCGACATCGTCGACGACCCGGACGATCCCAGCACCTTCACCCTCACCGGCGACCCCGCCACCAGGGCCGCGGTCGACTGGTTCCTGGACCTGCAGCTCGTGCACGGTGTCGTCCCGCCCGACGCCGAGGAGCAGAGCGAGTCGAGCGAGGCCCGGTTCCTGCGCGGCACCCTCGGCATGTACCTGAACAGCCGGGTCGCCGTGCCGACGCTGCGCACCATCGAGGGGTTCGAGTGGGACGTCGCGCCGCTGCCGATGGCGCCGGGCGGTGAGCCGGCGTCGATCCTGCACAGCGACGCCTACTGCATGAGCGCCGGCCTCGACGTCCACGCCGCGGCCTGGGAGTTCATCGAGTTCGCCATGGGTGTGGAGGGCCAGACGATCCTCGCCGAGTCCGGCCGGACGGTCCCGTCGCGGCTCGACGTCGCGAACTCCGACGTCTTCCTGGCGCCGGCCGAGCCGCCGGCGTCGTCGCGGGTCTACCTCGACATCGAGCCGCACCTGCGGGCCACGCCGCGCACCGCGAGCTGGTCGCGCATCGAGGGCGAGGCGAACGACCTGCTCGCCGAGGTGTTCTACGGCCGGGTCGAGCGGGAGGAGGGGCTGCGGCGGCTCGAGGACGAGTTGCGGCCGCTGTTCGAGGCGCCCGCGGGCGGGTCCTGACGGTGGCCGACGGCAGCGGCGTCCGGCTCACCGGGCTGGTCAAGGCGTACGGCCCGGTGCGCGCCGTCGACGGTGTCGACCTCGACGTCCCGGCGGGCGAGCTGGTCACCGTCGTGGGGCCGTCGGGGTCCGGGAAGTCGACGGTGCTGCGGCTCATCGCCGGGCTCGAGCGGCCCGACGCCGGCACCGTCGCCGTCGGCGGGCAGGACCTGCGCGACGTGCCGCCGCACCGGCGCGCGGTCGCGATGGTGTTCCAGGACTATGCGCTCTACCCGCACCTCACCGTGCGCGAGAACATCATGTTCGGCCTGCGGGTGCGCAAGGTGCCCAAGGACGAGGCCCGGCGGCAGGCGGCCGCGGCGGCGGACCAGCTCGGCATCGCCGACCTGCTCGACCGCTACCCCGACCAGGCCTCCGGCGGCCAGCGGCAGCGGGTCGCACTGGCCCGCGCGCTGGTCCGGGCGCCCGGCGTGTACCTGCTCGACGAGCCGCTGGCCAGCCTCGACGCGCAGCTGCGGCTCACCACCCGGGCCGACCTCGTGGCGCTGCACCGGCAGCTCGGCTCCACGACCCTGCACGTCACGCACGACCAGGCCGAGGCGATGACGCTGGGCGATCGCGTGGTCGTGATGGACGCCGGCCGCGTCCGCCAGGCCGGTCCGCCGCAGGAGGTGTACGACGCGCCGGCCGACACCTTCGTCGCCCGGTTCCTCGGCAGCCCGCCGATGAACCTCGTCCCCGGCGGCGGCGTGCTCGGCGGCACCGGCGGCGACGGCGGCGGCACGGTCGGGATCCGCCCCGAGGACCTCGCCCTCGATCCCGACGGGCCGATCGAGGCCACCGTCGAGGCGGTCGAGACGCTCGGCAGCGAGGCCGTCCTGCTGACCCGGTGTCCCGACGGCGTCCGGCTCACCGTCCGCACGCCGCCGCGGCTGGGGCTGCGATCCGGCGACGGTGTCAGGCTGCGGCCCGACCCGCAGCGGCTGCACCGGTTCGACGGATCCGGACGGCGGCAGTGACCCGGGTCGGCCGCGGCGGCTCGCTGTCGGGCTGGGCCTTCCTCGCGCCGTACGCCGTCGCCGTCGTCCTGCTGATCGCCGTCCCCGCGCTGCTCAACGTCGGCTACGCGTTCACCGACCACACCGGGCTGACCCGCGACCCGCAGTTCACCGGGCTGGACAACGTGCGCCGCCTCGCCGAGGACGGATTCCTGGCGGACAGCCTCGAGGCATCGCTCTTCCACGTCGCGCTGTCGGTGCCGCTGCGGCTGATCGCGGCCGTCGGGCTGGGACTGCTCCTGGCGGCGCCCCGGCCGGGTGGGCGGTGGTTCCGCACCGCCGTCTACCTGCCGACCGTCGTCCCCGACGTCGCGCTGGCCGTGCTGTTCCTCTGGGTGCTGAACCCGCTGTACGGGCCGCTGAACCAGCTGCTCGGACTGTTCGGCCACCCCGGCTACACCTGGCTGTCGGACCCGGCGACGGCGCGGATCGGCGTCGTGCTGATGCTGCTGTTCCCGATCGGCGAGGGGTTCGTGGTGGTGCTGGCGGCGCGCCGGCTGCTGGACGGCCGGCTGTACGAGGCGGCCGCGCTGGAGGGCTGCGGGCCGTTCGGGCAGCTGCGCCGCATCACGCTCCCGCTGCTCGCGCCGGTGCTCGTGCTGCTCGCCGTCCGCGACACCATCATGACGCTGCAGGTGAACTTCGTGCC is from Jiangella alkaliphila and encodes:
- a CDS encoding ABC transporter substrate-binding protein → MTRMPRWAGALALAALLATACGSEAGPGDDGDAASDRDITVMLFGDAEEVAGYTTLVEAFETSSDVGVTLSPVAGQDELMARLTTAFAGGAPPDVFLLNFRRYGQFAAQDVIEPVQSYLDDSDVLAEDDFSPRALDAFRFDGDELTCMPQNLSSLVVYYNQDLFDTAGLDAPQQGWTWDDFLAAATALTGGGTYGAGVEPSIIRVAPFAWSNGGDIVDDPDDPSTFTLTGDPATRAAVDWFLDLQLVHGVVPPDAEEQSESSEARFLRGTLGMYLNSRVAVPTLRTIEGFEWDVAPLPMAPGGEPASILHSDAYCMSAGLDVHAAAWEFIEFAMGVEGQTILAESGRTVPSRLDVANSDVFLAPAEPPASSRVYLDIEPHLRATPRTASWSRIEGEANDLLAEVFYGRVEREEGLRRLEDELRPLFEAPAGGS
- a CDS encoding ABC transporter ATP-binding protein, with amino-acid sequence MADGSGVRLTGLVKAYGPVRAVDGVDLDVPAGELVTVVGPSGSGKSTVLRLIAGLERPDAGTVAVGGQDLRDVPPHRRAVAMVFQDYALYPHLTVRENIMFGLRVRKVPKDEARRQAAAAADQLGIADLLDRYPDQASGGQRQRVALARALVRAPGVYLLDEPLASLDAQLRLTTRADLVALHRQLGSTTLHVTHDQAEAMTLGDRVVVMDAGRVRQAGPPQEVYDAPADTFVARFLGSPPMNLVPGGGVLGGTGGDGGGTVGIRPEDLALDPDGPIEATVEAVETLGSEAVLLTRCPDGVRLTVRTPPRLGLRSGDGVRLRPDPQRLHRFDGSGRRQ
- a CDS encoding carbohydrate ABC transporter permease, coding for MSRVAGRFVLPALVAALFAAPLWFMVVGSLRPTSMPPPRTLELLPPEPTLEAYRRLPELIPVFTYLANSAVVAAVAVPLTVVVAALTGFGVRLLTPAARRRAVIALLVVLLVPVTAVWATRFEVFRLAGVVDTIVPLLAPALLAVSPFLVLLYAWSFGGIPASQLQSARLEGASWLTIWRRVALPQVRPATLAVAVLAFTFHWANFIDPLLYLHSGDRYTFPLALRFLLLLNPTDWPLLMAGCVIATVPCVVVFLLAQRVLLSDDPLAALRRGRP
- a CDS encoding SRPBCC family protein, with product MTRQRSFKHLVRTRMTKTGESYTAARAVLLAAQEVPGAAQPVLATSDETIRERTGRGWEEWFDLLDEWGAAEKSHRETARWVAGQLGVVPLAWNAQAVVGSYERARLGRAVGEHEDGFTVNVSRTVAVSAERLYDAVVDESQRTAWLPDGKLTERTATRPASARFDWDGGPTRVHVVFDVRDAGKSRITVSHVRLADADAAAAMKAFWRERLDGLKARLEGGSDA
- a CDS encoding carbohydrate ABC transporter permease, coding for MTRVGRGGSLSGWAFLAPYAVAVVLLIAVPALLNVGYAFTDHTGLTRDPQFTGLDNVRRLAEDGFLADSLEASLFHVALSVPLRLIAAVGLGLLLAAPRPGGRWFRTAVYLPTVVPDVALAVLFLWVLNPLYGPLNQLLGLFGHPGYTWLSDPATARIGVVLMLLFPIGEGFVVVLAARRLLDGRLYEAAALEGCGPFGQLRRITLPLLAPVLVLLAVRDTIMTLQVNFVPAYVLTDGRPANATLYLPVYIFDHAFEFSGFAYAALITIVLMLITAAIITVQLLAVRRWRVLR
- a CDS encoding DUF1761 domain-containing protein; amino-acid sequence: MPDVSLLAVAVGTVAAFVIGFVYYGAVGVPAAAGDGAGAVAVRRPAWQLPVVELARNLVLAAVVVGVAAAADVSSAGGGLLLGLVLWIGFPLVLWTGALFHEGVPPRTALVHGGDWLLKLLAIGLIAGLLG